A stretch of the Ctenopharyngodon idella isolate HZGC_01 chromosome 14, HZGC01, whole genome shotgun sequence genome encodes the following:
- the tlr1 gene encoding toll-like receptor 1 has product MKPSCWWLMSVYVTCLHPSLVLAIKRIIVNYSSQNLSSVPPGLKPSTEDLDLSLNHIQTLSGKDFSTTPRLHFLNLSWNILENIDMDTFNSTPALEILDLSHNRLQNLSDQPYLLKAGNLQFLDLSSNMFSVMALGKEFSTLKHLQWLGLSAISIGNEDFTYIANLTLKTLFINTDKLQKYEERSLMGAHAEKAVIALSNKDLDIAVADDVFASFKEVEFTKMDSEMKVLQQICQRGTVRTISLEISKVKTTWEVLTGCVNTILSSAIQQLSFSDLTMTKMIDGRPVSSSRLLESFSTRRASVTEFIFNQTELYDFFISMPARKVSLTQTPIIFMTCPQTVSKIEVLDLSDCALTENIFSVGPDTECSTLTNLESLVLRGNNLKHLGPLTSRIHLMSSLKYADFSQNKLTYSEEQGKCVWPRKVAHVDLSSNGFDQSIFKCLPDSIRILNLRNNRVTTVPADVGVLEDLSILDLADNRLLDLPTCQAFPNLQKLQVRTNSIHSPLPGTLETCPYLKDLDLSRNPFICTCALREFAALIKNQATQTPGVTLGHWPEGYQCSYPESRSNTMLKDFYLPEISCDGWILAVTILIPTVTLVVAISLLCHRLDVPWYLKMMWKWTRAKHHAITSQKKTEDMEGLRFHAFISYSQKNADWVKAQFLPKLEGDCGLRVCHHERDFIPGKTIVQNILRCIEHSRRCVFVLSSHFVQSEWCHYELYFANHQRVMRGMDSILLILLEPLPLYLIPSKYYQLKAMMSRRTYLEWPQEGAKQKLFWANLRAALQANLPIPSEREEE; this is encoded by the coding sequence ATGAAGCCGTCATGCTGGTGGTTGATGTCTGTTTATGTCACGTGTTTACACCCATCTCTCGTTCTGGCCATTAAAAGGATCATAGTGAATTACTCATCTCAGAACCTGTCCTCGGTTCCTCCCGGCCTGAAACCATCTACAGAGGACTTGGATCTGTCGCTGAACCACATCCAGACGCTGAGCGGCAAAGACTTCAGCACTACACCACGACTCCATTTCCTCAATCTGTCCTGGAATATACTGGAAAACATAGACATGGACACATTTAACTCCACACCGGCTTTGGAGATTTTGGACCTGTCGCACAACAGACTCCAGAACCTCTCTGACCAACCATACCTGCTTAAGGCGGGAAATCTGCAGTTCTTAGACTTGTCATCCAACATGTTTTCCGTCATGGCACTAGGGAAGGAATTTTCTACCCTGAAACACCTGCAGTGGCTTGGCCTGAGTGCCATTTCAATCGGCAACGAAGACTTTACTTACATTGCCAATCTTACTTTGAAAACGCTCTTCATTAATACTGATAAGCTACAGAAGTATGAAGAGAGGAGTCTAATGGGTGCCCATGCAGAGAAGGCCGTCATCGCCCTGTCCAACAAAGACCTAGATATTGCAGTCGCTGATGATGTTTTTGCATCATTTAAAGAGGTAGAATTCACCAAGATGGACAGCGAGATGAAGGTTCTCCAGCAGATATGCCAGCGAGGAACAGTACGCACCATTAGTCTAGAAATCTCCAAGGTAAAAACCACCTGGGAAGTTCTGACAGGCTGTGTAAACACAATACTGTCATCTGCCATTCAACAGCTTTCCTTCTCAGACCTTACCATGACAAAAATGATAGACGGCAGGCCTGTGTCCTCGAGCCGCTTGTTGGAGTCCTTCTCTACAAGAAGAGCGTCTGTAACCGAATTCATCTTCAACCAAACAGAGCTCTATGACTTCTTCATAAGCATGCCAGCGAGAAAAGTTAGTTTAACCCAAACGCCCATCATCTTTATGACCTGCCCTCAGACTGTTAGCAAGATCGAGGTGTTGGACTTGTCCGATTGCGCCCTTACGGAAAACATCTTCTCGGTTGGTCCAGATACAGAATGTAGTACACTAACAAACCTGGAAAGTCTGGTTCTGAGGGGCAACAACCTGAAACATCTTGGACCGCTGACCTCCAGAATCCATCTCATGAGCTCACTGAAATACGCTGACTTCAGTCAGAACAAGCTTACTTATTCCGAGGAACAAGGCAAGTGCGTTTGGCCTCGCAAAGTTGCCCACGTGGATTTGTCCTCAAATGGGTTTGACCAGAGCATCTTCAAGTGTTTGCCCGATTCCATAAGAATCTTAAACCTCCGGAATAATCGAGTGACCACAGTCCCTGCAGATGTTGGGGTCTTAGAAGACTTGAGCATCCTGGACCTAGCAGATAACCGCTTGCTGGACCTTCCCACTTGTCAAGCATTCCCAAACCTGCAGAAGCTCCAAGTAAGAACAAACTCCATCCATTCGCCTTTACCGGGAACCCTCGAGACTTGTCCTTATCTCAAAGATCTTGACTTGAGCCGCAACCCCTTCATCTGCACTTGTGCTTTGCGAGAATTCGCAGCTCTCATCAAAAACCAAGCAACACAAACTCCTGGTGTGACTCTCGGCCACTGGCCGGAAGGATATCAATGTAGTTACCCAGAATCCAGGAGCAACACCATGCTAAAAGACTTCTACCTTCCTGAGATATCCTGTGATGGCTGGATCCTGGCTGTTACGATTCTGATCCCGACAGTCACTCTGGTAGTTGCCATCAGCCTTCTTTGCCATCGGCTGGACGTGCCGTGGTATCTCAAGATGATGTGGAAATGGACACGCGCCAAGCACCACGCAATAACCTCCCAGAAGAAGACTGAGGATATGGAGGGGTTGCGCTTTCATGCGTTCATATCGTACAGCCAAAAGAACGCAGACTGGGTCAAAGCTCAATTTCTTCCCAAGCTCGAGGGCGATTGTGGGTTGCGAGTTTGTCACCACGAGCGGGACTTTATCCCGGGAAAGACGATCGTTCAGAACATCCTCCGATGCATCGAGCACAGCAGAAGGTGCGTCTTCGTACTGTCGTCACATTTCGTCCAGAGCGAATGGTGCCACTACGAGCTCTACTTCGCCAATCACCAGAGGGTAATGCGAGGGATGGATAGCATCCTCCTTATTCTGCTGGAACCTCTGCCGTTATATCTCATTCCCTCCAAGTACTACCAACTCAAGGCCATGATGTCCAGACGCACATATCTAGAGTGGCCACAGGAAGGAGCCAAGCAGAAGCTGTTTTGGGCAaatctcagagcagctctgcagGCCAACCTTCCCATTCCATCAGAGAGAGAAGAAGAGTGA
- the klb gene encoding beta-klotho — protein MLRVSSVSLTLIPVFILWGTECVLLRKASKLWLQPLNETHLQTGTFPSGFLWGVGTSAFPTEGSWDADGKGESVWDRFTHHSRTDRSASDSYVQWEEDLRSVQYLGVKFYTFSLSWPRLFPDGDITANPNPAGVEHYRRLIGKLKELQVEPVVTLFHWDLPQVLQERFRGWLNRSMVDVFADYAAFCFQTFGGEVRYWLTMHNPFLLAVQGYGTGAHAPGVIGDRADPFIAAHNLIRAHAKAWHIYDKLFRPHQGGKVSITLGSHWVEPLHGQASPANVELCQKSMEAVIGWFAEPIYGSGDYPESLKASNRGVIPEFTPDERLYVRGTADFFSLAFGPETLRVGRGLARFGQTVTPDLRSVLVWVQQMYGDPQVLVAESGWFSDASVGVEDTVAIYMMKRFIIQVMQAVSVDGVSVFGYTAWSLVDGFEWNHGYSVRRGLFYIDFSRPERHRLPKTSARFYRRLVQDNGFPADNTKHIEGRFPCDFQFGVSESVLQVHLRPFSPQFTDPHLYRWNYSGDGVLKPVTGIVLHTRAAQCTDFLYIQRHLFLLGVTGSSHYRFALDWTQLMPSGDPSSVDAEKVRFYRCVLSELVRRGIQPVVTLYHPSNRSPSLGLPEPLHANGGWRNDSVVEAFVKFATFCYQEFGGLVPTWITINEPNRLTDAYGGTAEDRRTVARHLLLAHAKAWRVYDTRFRLQQGAAVSIALHADWVEPANPFVESHEDAQQHFLLFELGRFLDPLFEGRDSALIGFTDDEREELKGALDFIALNHFTTRLVSPLHQPSPQNPNPPKPPNQDHGFSLMTDLTWPSSHMRQALVPWGLRRMLGWVKNRYGNELPIIITASGVDDHAPHNDQLRQRYIRDYLQEALKARELDGVNLRGFYIWKLQDHHDLQFGLFSSAAHHSRPKASVSLYRDIITHRGFPSAADLRPFPCQVADNRTSCEFCTHIAKNKPLLFFSACVSVSVSMLSVLIIISVLRKRRRRRMPISVRPQRLAVQQRFPMMRVANRTRHLHR, from the exons ATGTTGCGAGTCTCATCCGTGTCTCTTACTTTAATTCCAGTGTTCATTTTATGGGGCACAGAGTGTGTCCTGCTGCGAAAAGCTTCAAAACTGTGGCTGCAGCCGCTGAACGAGACGCACCTGCAGACTGGGACGTTTCCCAGCGGGTTCCTGTGGGGCGTCGGGACCTCGGCGTTCCCGACCGAAGGCTCCTGGGATGCAGATGGGAAGGGTGAGTCCGTGTGGGACCGTTTCACCCATCATTCCCGCACAGACAGATCGGCCAGTGACAGTTATGTTCAGTGGGAAGAGGATTTGAGATCGGTTCAGTATTTGGGTGTGAAGTTCTACACCTTTTCTCTCTCCTGGCCCCGACTTTTCCCTGATGGAGACATAACTGCGAATCCCAACCCAGCCGGAGTGGAACATTACCGGCGTTTGATCGGCAAGTTAAAGGAGCTTCAGGTGGAGCCTGTGGTGACTCTGTTTCACTGGGATTTACCGCAGGTCCTGCAGGAGCGCTTCAGAGGCTGGCTGAACCGGAGCATGGTGGACGTCTTCGCAGATTACGCTGCGTTTTGTTTCCAGACGTTTGGTGGGGAGGTTCGATACTGGCTTACCATGCATAACCCTTTTCTCCTGGCCGTTCAGGGCTACGGCACGGGGGCTCACGCTCCGGGGGTCATCGGAGACCGCGCCGACCCCTTCATCGCTGCACACAACCTCATCAGG GCTCATGCTAAAGCGTGGCACATCTACGACAAACTCTTCAGACCTCATCAGGGCGGTAAAGTCTCCATCACTCTCGGCTCTCATTGGGTGGAGCCTCTTCACGGTCAGGCCTCGCCAGCCAATGTGGAGCTCTGTCAGAAGTCCATGGAGGCTGTGATTGGCTGGTTTGCAGAGCCCATATATGGAAGTGGAGATTATCCAGAGTCCCTGAAGGCCTCGAACCGAGGTGTAATCCCAGAGTTCACTCCTGATGAGAGGCTCTATGTGAGGGGAACCGCAGACTTCTTCTCCTTGGCCTTCGGGCCGGAGACCCTGAGGGTGGGCCGAGGATTGGCCCGGTTCGGGCAGACGGTGACGCCGGACTTGAGGAGCGTTCTGGTCTGGGTTCAGCAGATGTACGGTGATCCGCAGGTGCTGGTGGCAGAGAGCGGATGGTTCTCTGATGCTTCTGTCGGAGTCGAGGACACTGTGGCCATTTATATGATGAAGAGGTTCATCATCCAAGTCAtgcaag CCGTTTCCGTGGATGGAGTGAGTGTGTTTGGATACACAGCCTGGAGTCTGGTGGACGGTTTTGAGTGGAATCACGGTTACAGCGTGCGGAGGGGATTGTTCTACATCGACTTCAGTCGACCCGAGCGCCACAGGCTCCCGAAGACCAGCGCACGCTTCTACAGACGGCTGGTCCAGGACAACGGCTTCCCTGCCGACAACACGAAACACATCGAGGGCCGATTCCCCTGCGACTTCCAGTTTGGTGTGTCAGAATCAGTATTACAG GTGCATCTGCGTCCATTCTCGCCGCAGTTCACCGATCCGCACCTGTACCGCTGGAACTACTCCGGCGACGGCGTTCTCAAACCCGTGACGGGCATCGTGCTTCACACGCGGGCGGCGCAGTGCACTGACTTCCTGTACATTCAGCGTCACCTCTTTCTCCTAGGGGTCACGGGGTCATCACACTACCGGTTTGCCCTGGACTGGACCCAGCTCATGCCCAGCGGCGACCCGTCGTCTGTGGATGCGGAGAAGGTTCGGTTCTACCGGTGTGTGCTGAGCGAGCTCGTCCGCAGAGGAATCCAGCCGGTCGTGACCCTGTATCATCCCAGCAACAGGTCGCCCTCACTGGGTCTGCCCGAACCGCTGCACGCTAACGGCGGCTGGAGAAACGACAGTGTCGTGGAGGCCTTTGTCAAGTTCGCCACATTCTGTTACCAGGAATTTGGTGGCTTGGTACCGACGTGGATCACCATTAATGAGCCGAACCGGCTAACGGATGCGTACGGCGGGACGGCTGAGGACAGACGAACGGTAGCGCGTCACCTGCTCCTGGCGCACGCGAAGGCCTGGCGCGTTTACGACACGCGGTTCCGGCTGCAGCAGGGGGCGGCGGTTAGCATCGCGCttcatgctgattgggtagaacCGGCCAATCCGTTCGTAGAATCACATGAAGATGCACAGCAGCATTTTTTGCTGTTCGAACTGGGCCGTTTTCTCGACCCTCTGTTTGAGGGGCGTGACAGCGCTCTGATTGGCTTCACCGACGATGAAAGGGAGGAGCTTAAAGGGGCGCTGGATTTCATCGCTCTGAATCACTTCACAACACGTCTGGTGTCACCGCTGCACCAACCGTCACCACAGAACCCAAACCCACCCAAACCGCCGAACCAGGACCACGGCTTCTCGCTAATGACTGACCTCACCTGGCCGTCATCACACATGAGACAGGCGCTCGTGCCCTGGGGCCTCCGCAGGATGCTGGGGTGGGTGAAGAATCGCTATGGCAACGAGCTGCCCATCATTATCACAGCATCAGGGGTGGATGACCACGCACCCCATAATGACCAGCTGAGACAGCGCTATATCAGAGACTACCTGCAGGAGGCGCTGAAGG CTCGTGAGTTGGACGGCGTCAATCTAAGAGGGTTTTATATCTGGAAGCTTCAAGACCATCACGACCTTCAGTTTGGCCTCTTCAGCTCCGCCGCTCATCACTCTCGACCCAAAGCGTCCGTCAGCCTTTACCGTGACATCATCACCCACCGCGGCTTTCCGTCCGCCGCTGACCTTCGACCTTTCCCCTGCCAGGTCGCGGACAACCGGACGAGCTGTGAATTCTGTACGCACATCGCAAAGAACAAACCGCTGCTGTTCTTCAGCGCGTGCGTGTCCGTCAGCGTGTCGATGCTCAGCGTGCTCATCATCATCTCTGtgctgaggaagaggaggaggaggaggatgccGATTAGCGTCAGGCCGCAGAGACTCGCTGTCCAGCAGAGGTTCCCCATGATGAGGGTGGCAAACAGAACAAGGCACTTGCACCGTTAA